The following coding sequences lie in one Rutidosis leptorrhynchoides isolate AG116_Rl617_1_P2 chromosome 6, CSIRO_AGI_Rlap_v1, whole genome shotgun sequence genomic window:
- the LOC139854078 gene encoding uncharacterized protein — protein sequence MAGNNRETTIPLFQDTAVPEKSNGVGERPKEPWKGELVKSIVYAGLDAIVTSFSLISSISAGRLSSVDVLVLGFANLVADGISMGFGDYVSSNTERDVAAKERLVTEWEVTNRRRTQEQELLDRYQDLGMNIEDATTVVNIFARYGHIMVDEKMVQNGTLSPDDGEKPWKKGLITFGAFIVFGSAPILAFIILIPFTQNDTHKFVGACVLSALALAALGIAKAKIAGQNYAVSVGGTLFNGAIAGVAAYVIGWVLRDVAGLED from the exons ATGGCCGGAAACAACCGTGAGACCACCATACCTTTATTCCAAGACACGGCGGTGCCGGAGAAGAGTAACGGCGTCGGAGAAAGGCCAAAAGAACCGTGGAAAGGGGAGCTTGTGAAGAGCATTGTTTACGCAGGATTAGACGCCATTGTGACTtccttttctctcatttcttccaTATCCGCTGGCCGTTTATCTTCTG TTGATGTGTTAGTTTTGGGGTTTGCTAATTTGGTGGCTGATGGGATATCAATGGGGTTTGGAGATTATGTTTCGAGTAACACCGAGCGAGATGTTGCGGCTAAAGAGCGGCTAGTGACCGAATGGGAGGTTACGAACCGTAGGCGGACCCAAGAACAAGAATTACTTGACCGGTATCAAGATCTTGGCATGAATATTGAGGATGCAACCACG GTTGTGAACATCTTTGCAAGATATGGCCACATTATGGTGGATGAAAAGATGGTTCAAAACGGAACGCTTTCACCGGACGATGGTGAAAAGCCATGGAAGAAAGGTCTTATCACGTTTGGGGCGTTTATAGTGTTCGGCAGTGCTCCCATCCTTGCATTCATCATCCTCATTCCTTTCACACAAAACGACACTCACAAGTTCGTTGGCGCTTGCGTTTTATCCGCCCTCGCCCTGGCAGCCCTCGGTATCGCTAAGGCGAAGATCGCAGGACAGAATTACGCGGTATCGGTTGGTGGGACCCTCTTCAATGGTGCAATTGCTGGTGTTGCTGCTTATGTAATTGGATGGGTGCTAAGGGATGTGGCTGGTTTAGAAGATTAG